The window GGGATCCGCCTGCCTGGTCATCTTCCGGCGCTGCTGGCCGGTTGTGCGGTAATGGGCATCGTTAACCTGACCGGTGGCCATGTCGCGACCATCGGTTCTCAGTTCCACTACATTCTGGCGGATGGTTCGCAGGGCAACGGTATCCCGCAACTGCTACCACAGCTGGTGTTGCCGTGGGATATGCCGGGGTCAGACTTTACGCTAAGCTGGAGTTCATTACGGGCGCTGTTACCGGCAGCCTTCTCGATGGCGATGCTCGGCGCGATTGAATCCCTGCTGTGCGCTGTGGTGCTCGACGGGATGACCGGCACCAAGCACAAAGCCAACAGCGAGTTGGTGGGTCAAGGGCTGGGGAATATCGTCGCGCCATTCTTCGGCGGCATCACCGCCACCGCCGCAATTGCCCGCTCTGCGGCTAACGTTCGCGCCGGGGCCACCTCGCCCATTTCTGCGGTGATCCACGCGATTCTGGTGATCCTCGCCCTGCTGGTGTTAGCTCCGTGGCTTTCCTGGCTGCCACTTTCCGCCATGGCGGCCCTGCTGCTGATGGTGGCGTGGAACATGAGTGAAGCCCATAAAGTGGTGGATCTGCTGCGTCACGCACCGAAAGACGACATCATCGTGATGCTGATGTGTATGTCGCTGACCGTACTGTTCGATATGGTGATCGCCATCAGCGTCGGTATCGTTCTTGCCTCGCTGCTGTTTATGCGCCGCATTGCGCGCATGACGCGCCTGGCACCGGTTAACGTAGACGTACCGGACGATGTGCTGGTGCTGCGCGTGATTGGTCCGCTGTTCTTTGCCGCAGCGGAGGGATTGTTTACCGATCTCGAAACGCGTATTGCAGGCAAGCGCATCGTGGTACTGAAGTGGGATGCCGTCCCGGTACTGGATGCCGGTGGTCTGGACGCCTTCCAGCGTTTTGTTAAACGACTGCCGGAAGGCTGTGAATTACGTATTAGTAATCTGGAGTTCCAACCGCTACGCACCATGGCGCGTGCGGGTATCCAACCCATCCCCGGCCGTCTGGCGTTCTTCCCGAACCGTGACGCCGCACTGGCTGATATTTAACGTTTAGTGATGGCCGGCAGGCTTTGCTTGTCGGTCACTCTTCACTTCTGCAATCCCCGCTGAGTTGCTATTATCATTTCCCCTACTCCTGATAATACCCACAACAATGAACCCTAATGCTACGTATACCTTTCGCGAAATTACCGAGTCGGATATTCCCGCCGTTCAGTCATTTATTATCCGTCATTTAAATCTCTATTTTCAGGCTAACAGGCCCACTCCACGTCCTGACGAAGACATATTAGATTTACGTTCACACTACCTGCACCACCCCCGAAATCTACTGCTCGGCGCGTGGGATGCACACCAGCAACTTATCGCTACGCTGGCAGTGTGTCAGTACGATGACAGAATCATGGCATTGCGCGGGCGCTATGATTTAGCCAACACCGCAGAAATTTGCCGCTGTTACGTGGAACAGGAACACCGCCGTCGAGGTATGGGCCGCCAACTTATGACGCTGGCAGAAGCATATTGTCAGCGTCAGCAATATAAAACGCTCTACTTGCATACCCATCATTTTTTACCCGGCGGCTATCAGTTTTGGTGCAACAATCACTTTAACGTGTTCCTTGATGAAGGTGGCGAGCAACAAATTGTCCATATGGAAAAACACATTGAAAAATGTGATGTGGCGCAGATTATTTAATAAGCGTGTATTTCTCGCTATTCATTTTATTCTTTTTCAACGCCACATCGTTAATTGATCAACATCAAATAATTATCATTTAATTTACCAAATATTTATTATCTTCGGCACATCACAATGAACCATTAAATATTAACCACATGATTTAAAAGGAATTAAAAATGACAATTAAATACTACCTACTTATTACAGCGGTTGACGCAATATTAGCATACCGATACAGTCCGCTCCGACAGTATTTCAAAGCGCAGTCATGCTTTTGAAACGGAATATGGTGCGGATGATTTCTCTCTTATGCCATAGCTGCCCCCGCAACTGTAAGCGGATGCTGAATATCCCTGTGTAGTGATGATTCACTACAGGTCACTGTAAAATATTTTTATGGGAAGGCCGATATTCTGATTACCGTAAGCCAGGAGACCTACTGTCATGGTTTTATACATTGAGTGGACGGGATGGTCCATGGGGTGATTTATTTGACGAATGAACAAAATTGATTCCTGATCAAACTGGCAACAATATGTTTTATTTTCATATTATTTTGCCTGAATGTCATGATGAAATGTCATCTATCGTCATGCGCCTGTCCCGCGAAATAAATAATGACCAGACGCTGAAGCGCTGGCATCAACGGGACAATGATAATGTATTCTGTTTTTACCTCTGCTTATTGCAAATATTCACTTCTGGCGCTGACCGGCGCGGCACTCTTCCTGACCAGTAATATGGCGACGGCAGCAAAGACGCAATATCCGCTGACTATCAAAAACTGTGGTCGAGATATTACCTTTAATAAAGCCCCGCATCGCGTGACCACAGTGGGTCAGAACAGCACTGAAATCCTCTATTCTTTGGGTCTGGCCGATCGCGTTGTAGGCACATCGCTGTGGTTTGGCCCGGTTCCTGAACAGTACAAAGCGGCGAATGACAAGATTGCAGTCATCGCGCAAAACATACCCAGTTTTGAAGGCATTATCGCCAAAAAACCAGACCTGGTTGCCAGCCAGTTTGAATGGCAGATTGGCCCCGCGGGGACGGTTGCCTCTTATGAACAATTCAGTGAACTCAACGTTCCGGTTTATACCGCCCCTGCCGATTGTGCAAAAGACAATGAAGACGGCGGCGATGGTGTGCGTAAAGGCATGTTTGATATCGCCATGGTCTACCAGGAAGTTGCCGATCTGGCCAAAATCTTCGATGTGCAGGACAAGGGCGATGAGCTGATAGCCAGCCTCAAAGCCCGCGAGGCCGCAGCCAAAACGAAGATCACCGGCATGGAGAATAACGTTTCTGCCGTCTTCTGGTTCTCCAGCGCCGATCTGCAGCTTGATCCGTATGTTGCCGGTAAATTTGGCCCCGCCGCGTGGATCGCA of the Citrobacter freundii genome contains:
- a CDS encoding GNAT family N-acetyltransferase, encoding MNPNATYTFREITESDIPAVQSFIIRHLNLYFQANRPTPRPDEDILDLRSHYLHHPRNLLLGAWDAHQQLIATLAVCQYDDRIMALRGRYDLANTAEICRCYVEQEHRRRGMGRQLMTLAEAYCQRQQYKTLYLHTHHFLPGGYQFWCNNHFNVFLDEGGEQQIVHMEKHIEKCDVAQII
- a CDS encoding ABC transporter substrate-binding protein; protein product: MYSVFTSAYCKYSLLALTGAALFLTSNMATAAKTQYPLTIKNCGRDITFNKAPHRVTTVGQNSTEILYSLGLADRVVGTSLWFGPVPEQYKAANDKIAVIAQNIPSFEGIIAKKPDLVASQFEWQIGPAGTVASYEQFSELNVPVYTAPADCAKDNEDGGDGVRKGMFDIAMVYQEVADLAKIFDVQDKGDELIASLKAREAAAKTKITGMENNVSAVFWFSSADLQLDPYVAGKFGPAAWIAQTLGVKNVIDSAEEWPTVGWETIAKASPSVIVLGEMGRRRFPADDWKVKMEYLKSDPVTRLIPAVKDNHLPVIDVQTMNAGIRTLDGLEKLADALVQYGLAHPQATH
- the dauA gene encoding C4-dicarboxylic acid transporter DauA; amino-acid sequence: MNRLFSSHVMPFRALIDACWKEKYTASRFTRDLIAGITVGIIAIPLAMALAIGSGVAPQYGLYTSAVAGIVIALTGGSRFSVSGPTAAFVVILYPVSQQFGLAGLLVATLMSGIFLILFGLARFGRLIEYIPVSVTLGFTSGIGITIGTMQIKDFLGLQMAHVPEHYLQKVGALFMALPTINLGDAAIGVVTLGILIFWPRLGIRLPGHLPALLAGCAVMGIVNLTGGHVATIGSQFHYILADGSQGNGIPQLLPQLVLPWDMPGSDFTLSWSSLRALLPAAFSMAMLGAIESLLCAVVLDGMTGTKHKANSELVGQGLGNIVAPFFGGITATAAIARSAANVRAGATSPISAVIHAILVILALLVLAPWLSWLPLSAMAALLLMVAWNMSEAHKVVDLLRHAPKDDIIVMLMCMSLTVLFDMVIAISVGIVLASLLFMRRIARMTRLAPVNVDVPDDVLVLRVIGPLFFAAAEGLFTDLETRIAGKRIVVLKWDAVPVLDAGGLDAFQRFVKRLPEGCELRISNLEFQPLRTMARAGIQPIPGRLAFFPNRDAALADI